TTTGCGAATAGGCATTGGTTTTGATCCTCATCAGGCCAAGTAATAAATTTTGCTCATATCGCTCCGCAGGAAAGACAGAACTGAGCTTCGGTTCTTCGAAAAGGTCATGATCACCAGCGAGCGATAGATCATGTCGATGGACGCGTCGATCTTCTCTAGGCAGTCTTCGGCATACCCGACAACATCGAGAATTTCCTTGGTAAGTTGGTCCGGACCTGATTTTTCCTGCTCCAGAAAATGCTTGAACGAGGAAACCTCAATCCAGGTTTTTCCGAGTTCTCGGTAAGGCGCCGGAGCACTGCTCTCCAGGACTTGTTCAGCCAAAATGTCATCTTGAACGGAATAAACGCCGGCCACGCAATTGAAATCCGAGTAGAAGGCTTTGGTCGCATAGACGTTAACATCGGGCAATGCCGAGCGCACACGCTCGAGCACGTGCCATCGGGTGACGGTAAAGCAGCCGGAAAAGAATAGAATACCGGCGAACAGGAACACACGCATCACAAAAACTCGCCGCATCTCGATTGGCCTCTGTTTATCGAATCGGGCTATGTTCTACTCCAGATTGTGTTCTATTTTTGTTCCTGCAGTGCTCCATTCACGCAATGGCGCGGGCCTCGTGTCATGCAGACGCAGTAAAGTGATGTTAGCTGTGTTGTTGCTGTTTATAGGGGATAGGCGGACAAACCGCGATCCCATTAAAGGGCTGTAGGAGGCTCGTGCTGCACCGACCCCGACAATGCCCTGAAAACATGGCATAAAATCCGGCAATATCCTACGGAGTTTACGAGCTTTCAATCTCCGAATTCAACTTCATGAGACCGCTACTTACCAGCAACTACGATCCAGCACGGCTGTATAACCACCGTCTTCCAATTATGCGATCAGCCTCCTATCGACCCCAGACTGTAAGTGCTACGGAACATTGCGATTTGTGCATGCGGAATTTCAGAGCGCCAAACACGTGCTCCAACTAAAACCGCAAGAATGCGGATGCGGCGGCTGTGATTTCCGCATAGCCTTCCGTGCCAAATCGCCCCTCAAGCGATGTGTTGACTGACCAGTTGCCGATGCTCGGAGTGTGATTGAAGCCGATACCGGCAAAACCTATCGCCGACGCCTTGGCGAAGGTTGCTGGAAAACTCAGCGGCGTCCCTGCCAGTTGCACGCCGACGGCATCGCCACCAAGAAGAAAATTGCCGTCGACCCCTGCCCACGTTTCAACGGTGAGATGTCCTTTGTTCGTCTGCTGCTGGTACGCCAGATATCTGGCCTGCAACCGAACAGCCGCGATGTGAATGTCGCGGCTGGACACCGTCAGGTTGGTGGACGATCCGGTTTCATTGTAGCCGTCGATAAAGAGGCCGGCATAGTATCCGCCGATGCTCACCTCCGTGCGCTCGGTGAGTGTATGTGCGAGCGTCACCGAGGGTGAGATGACATAGCCGCTGTAGTCGGCAACGGCCGTCTCCAAGCCACCGGCGATGGTATTATTGGCGATGATACGGTCCGAATTGAATCTCGTATAGCCTCCGAGGACCGACCCGGTGATCCGGAAGGTCTCTCCAAACGGATGGGCGAAATAGAGCCCGCCAAGAAAGGATGCGGCATCGATTTCCTGGCTGCCGGCGTCCGTCTTAAGCTGTGAATAGGAACTCCCGAGGAAGGCACCAATCGACCGCTCCCCATCGTCAATGCCGCCGCCGGTGGTGATGCCCCCATAGGCCTGATTGCCGCCGGTGACTGCACCTAAACCATTTTGTGTCTGATAGCCGCCAAAGGCGGCGACCCAGCCGCTCCGGTTTTCTGCAGCCTGATCAGATCCCGCATTGTCGAAGCCAAAAACTGCAGAACCCGTGGAGCTGTCACTGGCAGAACCCGAACGCACGGTTTCATGTACTGCGCCCGCCATCGTTTGAATGAAAGACTGTGAAAGTGCAAAGCCGGTCGGGTCCACGCTGTAGATCATCATATCGCCGCTGTCGTGTATGACAGGCATTGATGTGTTCAGATTCGAGAAAGCGCCCTGGTAGCGAAGGACCAGGTTGTGACCCGGATCAAGCGTGAGCGTTTCGCTGATACCGAAAAAGGCGATGTCACCGACAAGCACCGAACCCGGCTGCAGGATGAGCTCGCTCTCCATCCCGACGAGATTGATGGCGCCATCGCCGTTGCCTGCCAGGATGGTTCCGGCATTGATAATCTTGGAACTATCTCCCTGGGAACCGATGCCCCATCCGCCCGGTTTTATGACGCCGTAATTGCTGATGACGGCGTTGTCGCCGACGTAGAAGATGCCGTCATCCTGGGAAAGGAGCGTCCCGTAATTGGCGACAACGGACGATGCGCCGCCGGACCGGATCGCGTGAATACCCACCACAACGCCCTGGGAGTCTCCGTTCACGGTGCCATAGTTGATGACCATCGCATTTTCGCCATCCGAGCGTATGCCATGGTTCAGCGCATCGATCCTTCCCGTGTTGATGATTTTTGCGTCGCCCTTCTTTGAACGTATGCCGTAATTCACGGCCGTGATTGCACCCGTATTCTCTATGTGCGCCGCATCCCCATCCGAATAAATGCCGATGCCTATGTCGTCATTGATGAGCGGCGAAATCTCCGTGGTGATTGTGCCGGTGTTGCTGATAACCACATTCTGTGCGGTGCTGGAGATCCCGTTTTCTATGACCGTGATCTTTCCCTGGTTCTTAACAGTCTGATTGTCTCCGCTGGCATCGACGCCGTCGCCACTGCTGCCGGACGTATCGATCGCGCCGCCGTCTTCGACGGTCAGGGTGTCTTCCGGATTCGCGATTGTCTGCGTCGTAAAGACGGTGGTTCCAGACGGTATCACCACGTCCTGGGCCTTTGCGATCGGTAGGCCGGCAATGCCGGTTTGCATCAAAAACGCGGCGACAACGGAACGTACCGTTCTTCCTTTACGCAACAACACGTCTGCTCCTTTGACCGTGGATCTTTCAGCGCGGTCCGGACGCTGGTTCGACAATAGTTATAGCGAAGCGGATCTACTTGAAAATCACAATGCGCTGGAACACGTAACCGCCTGCCCTTCCCCGGCCTGCTGGCCCATCGAAGCGACACGAGATAATGTGCCTTTACCCCAGCTTAAACGGCCTGACATATGGTAAGAGGATTGACATCCAAAACGGGTCCGGAGGGCGCGTGTGAGAAGGTTCTTCCGCTTCATCATAACACTGCTGGGCATTCTCGTTCTTGCCCTGTTGGCCTATGGCGTGACGGGATATGTCTACAGCCGCCATGTGGCCGAATACGAGGATACGCTCCAGGCCTGGCCGGAGCGGGCCGATTTTGAGGCGCCCGTACCGATCAAGACTGACGATCCGCGCAGGGTCCGGATTCTGGCAATTGAAGGCGGCGCACTCTTCGGTTTGGCCGATCTTGAAGTGCTCAAGGCGATCGAGGAAAAATCAGGAAAGCCGATCTACGAGTTGTTCGATTTCGTCGCCGGCTCTTCGACAGGCGCCATGATCTCCACGCTTCTTCTCTATCCCGAGGCCAAAAGCGGTCGGCCGATGAGCGCGGCGGAGGCGATCGATGCCTATAACCGTTTATCCGGACGGATTCTCGATGGTCCGCTATACCACAAGATCCTGACCGGTTTCGGCGTCTTTGGACCGGCGCTGACCAATGACGGGCGGATTGCCATTGCAAGAGATATGACGGGCGAGGCGCGTTTTCGCGATCTGCTGCGTCCCGTCATGTTTCCTGCCTATTCCCAAAAGACGAGCGGCCTGAAGGTCTTCCGCAACTGGGACGAGACTGAGGCCAATCTCTTCCTGTGGTCGCTGATCACCGCCGTTACCAGTGTACCGAGCGTCTTCCCCGCCGTGTTTCTGGCCGGCGATGGCCCCAAACCCTATTTCTACGGCGACCCGGCACTGATTTCCAATGAGCCGGCTGATCTTGCCTATCTCCATGCGCGTACGCATCTGCCCAAGGCCGAGGAGTTCGTCGTCGTTGCCCTCGGGACGGTCCGGGATTTCTCCATTTCAGAGGACACGGGTATCAGGGGCGGCCTACTGCAGTGGTTCAGGCCTGCCTTTTCGCTTCTTTACCGCGGCGAGACGAACATAAGCCGGGGCGCGCTCGAACGTCATGCGGCTTTCGAATCCGAGGTCGATATATCGCTGACAGTCCTCTCGCCAGTCGTGCCCGCCGGTACCAGCAGTTTTGATTTCTCGCCGGACAACAGGCAACGGA
This portion of the Hoeflea prorocentri genome encodes:
- a CDS encoding autotransporter outer membrane beta-barrel domain-containing protein; protein product: MRKGRTVRSVVAAFLMQTGIAGLPIAKAQDVVIPSGTTVFTTQTIANPEDTLTVEDGGAIDTSGSSGDGVDASGDNQTVKNQGKITVIENGISSTAQNVVISNTGTITTEISPLINDDIGIGIYSDGDAAHIENTGAITAVNYGIRSKKGDAKIINTGRIDALNHGIRSDGENAMVINYGTVNGDSQGVVVGIHAIRSGGASSVVANYGTLLSQDDGIFYVGDNAVISNYGVIKPGGWGIGSQGDSSKIINAGTILAGNGDGAINLVGMESELILQPGSVLVGDIAFFGISETLTLDPGHNLVLRYQGAFSNLNTSMPVIHDSGDMMIYSVDPTGFALSQSFIQTMAGAVHETVRSGSASDSSTGSAVFGFDNAGSDQAAENRSGWVAAFGGYQTQNGLGAVTGGNQAYGGITTGGGIDDGERSIGAFLGSSYSQLKTDAGSQEIDAASFLGGLYFAHPFGETFRITGSVLGGYTRFNSDRIIANNTIAGGLETAVADYSGYVISPSVTLAHTLTERTEVSIGGYYAGLFIDGYNETGSSTNLTVSSRDIHIAAVRLQARYLAYQQQTNKGHLTVETWAGVDGNFLLGGDAVGVQLAGTPLSFPATFAKASAIGFAGIGFNHTPSIGNWSVNTSLEGRFGTEGYAEITAAASAFLRF
- a CDS encoding patatin-like phospholipase family protein; amino-acid sequence: MRRFFRFIITLLGILVLALLAYGVTGYVYSRHVAEYEDTLQAWPERADFEAPVPIKTDDPRRVRILAIEGGALFGLADLEVLKAIEEKSGKPIYELFDFVAGSSTGAMISTLLLYPEAKSGRPMSAAEAIDAYNRLSGRILDGPLYHKILTGFGVFGPALTNDGRIAIARDMTGEARFRDLLRPVMFPAYSQKTSGLKVFRNWDETEANLFLWSLITAVTSVPSVFPAVFLAGDGPKPYFYGDPALISNEPADLAYLHARTHLPKAEEFVVVALGTVRDFSISEDTGIRGGLLQWFRPAFSLLYRGETNISRGALERHAAFESEVDISLTVLSPVVPAGTSSFDFSPDNRQRIRQAGLDFVNGNQALIDDLINILTGETAKPGRTGN